Proteins from a genomic interval of Lysobacter arenosi:
- a CDS encoding S9 family peptidase: protein MTPRFSTLLPALLLACALPAAAQSNSPQVKREQVGNRTSENIPAIPPALMEQLNRYQNTRGATFAGWNGDCMLISTRFAETAQAHRVCQPLGMREQLTFYAEPLAAIEAAPAASKLDGFVFGKDVGGNEFWQLHWFDLKTRATTLLSDGKARNQGPLFAHDGSRFAWSSTARNGKDTDLWVMDFATKKSRALVTEGGLWNAMDFSPDGRQLLVMKYVSAAEAYPGLVDVDSGKLTMFPVDGGKASFKGFKFAPDGKSVYFISNEQIDDRAQEFHSLRFHNPATGKFEVLTASTPWDVEDLEIADDGRHLAYTTNEDGIYKLHVLALPSHKPVKLPELPIGLVVNLGFSPDGKRLAVTMNSATSPSDVHVVDLGKASLTRWTRSEVGGLDPAKFVAPTLVHYPTFDTVDGKPRMIPAFYYRPANVPAGKRIPVVINIHGGPEGQSLPTFNPTAQFLANELGVAMLLPNVRGSEGYGKTFLDLDNAAKREDSVKDIGALLDWIGQQPELDASRIGVYGGSYGGYMVLSSLMHYSDRIKAGIDVVGISHFGTFLKNTESYRRDLRRAEYGDERDPQMAQVFEQISPLNHADRIASKLFVAQGKNDPRVPYSEAEQIVKAVRGNGQPVWYLLFDDEGHGFRKKSNVDYFGAASILFWQQNLIGAEQAQPGS, encoded by the coding sequence CCGCGGCGCAGTCGAATTCACCACAGGTCAAGCGCGAACAGGTCGGCAACCGCACCAGCGAGAACATCCCGGCGATTCCGCCGGCGCTGATGGAGCAGCTCAACCGCTACCAGAACACCCGCGGCGCGACCTTCGCCGGCTGGAACGGCGACTGCATGCTGATCAGTACGCGCTTCGCCGAGACCGCACAGGCGCACCGCGTCTGCCAGCCGCTGGGCATGCGCGAGCAGCTCACCTTCTACGCCGAGCCGCTGGCCGCGATCGAGGCCGCACCGGCCGCGTCGAAGCTCGACGGCTTCGTCTTCGGCAAGGACGTCGGCGGCAACGAGTTCTGGCAGCTGCACTGGTTCGACCTGAAGACGCGCGCCACCACGCTGCTCAGCGACGGCAAGGCGCGCAACCAGGGTCCGTTGTTCGCCCACGACGGCAGCCGCTTCGCCTGGAGCAGCACCGCGCGCAACGGCAAGGACACCGACCTGTGGGTGATGGACTTCGCCACGAAGAAGTCGCGCGCGCTGGTCACCGAAGGTGGCCTGTGGAACGCGATGGACTTCTCGCCGGACGGCAGGCAGCTGCTGGTGATGAAGTACGTCTCGGCGGCCGAGGCCTATCCGGGACTGGTCGATGTCGACAGCGGCAAGCTGACGATGTTCCCGGTCGACGGCGGCAAGGCGTCGTTCAAGGGCTTCAAGTTCGCGCCGGACGGCAAGTCGGTCTACTTCATTTCCAACGAGCAGATCGATGACAGGGCGCAGGAGTTCCATAGCCTGCGCTTCCACAACCCGGCCACCGGCAAGTTCGAAGTGCTCACCGCGAGCACGCCGTGGGACGTCGAGGACCTGGAGATCGCCGACGATGGCCGCCACCTGGCCTACACCACCAACGAGGACGGCATCTACAAGCTGCACGTGCTCGCCCTGCCCTCGCACAAGCCGGTGAAGCTGCCCGAGCTGCCGATCGGCCTGGTCGTGAACCTGGGTTTCTCGCCCGACGGCAAGCGCCTGGCGGTAACGATGAACTCGGCGACCTCGCCCAGCGATGTGCACGTGGTCGACCTGGGCAAGGCATCGCTCACGCGCTGGACGCGCAGCGAAGTCGGTGGCCTGGATCCGGCGAAGTTCGTCGCCCCGACCCTGGTCCACTACCCAACGTTCGACACCGTCGACGGCAAGCCGCGCATGATCCCGGCGTTCTACTACCGCCCGGCCAACGTGCCGGCCGGCAAGCGCATCCCGGTGGTGATCAACATCCACGGTGGCCCGGAAGGCCAGTCGCTGCCGACGTTCAACCCGACCGCGCAGTTCCTCGCCAATGAACTCGGCGTGGCGATGCTGCTGCCGAACGTGCGCGGCTCGGAAGGCTACGGCAAGACCTTCCTCGACCTGGACAACGCGGCCAAGCGCGAGGACTCGGTCAAGGACATCGGCGCCCTGCTCGACTGGATCGGCCAGCAGCCCGAGCTCGATGCCAGCCGCATCGGTGTGTACGGCGGCAGCTACGGCGGCTACATGGTGCTGTCGTCACTGATGCACTACAGCGACCGCATCAAGGCGGGCATCGATGTCGTCGGCATCTCGCACTTCGGCACGTTCCTGAAGAACACCGAGAGCTACCGCCGCGACCTGCGCCGGGCCGAGTACGGCGACGAGCGCGACCCGCAGATGGCACAGGTGTTCGAGCAGATCTCGCCGCTCAACCATGCCGACCGCATCGCCTCCAAGCTGTTCGTCGCCCAGGGCAAGAACGATCCGCGCGTGCCCTACAGCGAGGCCGAGCAGATCGTGAAGGCGGTGCGCGGCAACGGCCAGCCGGTCTGGTACCTGCTGTTCGACGACGAGGGCCATGGCTTCAGGAAGAAGTCCAACGTCGACTACTTCGGCGCCGCCTCGATCCTGTTCTGGCAGCAGAACCTGATCGGCGCCGAGCAAGCGCAACCGGGTTCATGA